A window of Streptomyces sp. NBC_01224 genomic DNA:
AGCGCTTCACTCGACTCGACCACGCGCGCGCACGGGACACAGGCGGCAGCGGCCTGGGGCTGGCCATCGTCCGCGACGTCGTCACCGCCCACCACGGCAGCGTCCACATCGAGGCCAACCGCCCAGGCGCTCGGATCGTCGTACGGATTCCCGTCGGCGATCGGTAGCGGCCGAGTAGGAGGCGCGGCCTGGGTGAGTTCCCACGTTCACCACGGAGTCGATCGACGGGTGAGGTGCCCAGCTCTACCCCGGCAGCATCGCCACTCTCACGCCGCAGGCTTTCTGCGTGGCCTCCCCACCGATAGGTAGATCCGGCTTCGGAGTCGATCACCAACGAACAACGATCGTGCACTGCACCCGGCCCGCATCCGACAGGTTGGAGCCGGTGTCGTAATTACGGCGCGTCAAGCACTGATTCCTCGCGTGCACCTTCCCGTCTCGCTAGCCGGGCCCGAACCGTCCGGCAGTGCCGGCCCGTCCCGACGCTGTCAGGGCTGCTTACCGCTCGGCTCGGCATCCCCCGAGCCGAAGTGCCCTCAGCTTCAGCCGGATTGCTGCGACAACCCGGCGGTGAAGGTCTCTCACCTCACTCGATACCTTGGCGCCTCGTGGCGCACCCACCCGCTACGACAAGACCGCCACCAGCTACCTGGCGGCATTCGACCTCGTGGCGTCATCATCCGGTCCGAAAGGTGATGCGAAGGAAACGGCCTGGTGGCCCATCTCCTGCCGGGATGCGAAAGCCTGCGTAGTCGACCGAGGCGGTGAGGTCTCCGAGCGCGATGACCGACAGATCCTGAGGTACGTACGTCCAGGCCCCGTGGACGCCGATGACGGAACGGCAGTCCTACCAGTAATGCCGTCGGCCTCCCACCGCATGCCCGACGGCACCCAGGATCCAGAGGACGATGCCGATCACGACGAGCACAACACCGATCGTCCAAAGGATCGAGATACCTGCCACCAGGCCGATGACCAGCAGAATGACACCGAGGATGATCATGACGACCTCCAATCCCACATCTTCTCCCAGTATGCGCCTGACGCCTTCGCGAGGTGATACAGGCCCGTGCGAGGACGCACGGGCCACCGTAGGCCGGGACAGGAGCGTGTCCGGCAGCGTCATCTCACCGGTCACGGACTGCACGCCTGCAAGCGACTCCCGTGAGCGGAATCCTTGACCGCTGTGCCGCCGAGCGCTTCTACGACGAGCCGGCGAGAACTGCTCCGGCGGACCGGAAGCCTCCGGGACGTCGTCACCGAATGCATCCGCCGCACTCGCGGGTGACCGGCGTGGCCCGGTGCAGGACGCTCACCTCGTATGCGTCGCCGGAGAACTGCATGCGGAACTCCGGCGGCAGCTGGATCGACAAGTCCGTCAGCGACGACAGCCGCGGGTGTATGGCCGGTGGCTCCGCCCGTAGGGGTGACTTCCTGCGCATGTCGCCGCGGGAGCCCGGGAGGACGCGGCCCAGGCTGGTACCAGCAGGGAATGCCCAGGCCATCACATCCGCAGCCCGACAACACGGACCCCGGCGTACCGTCCGAAGGACGACGGCATCGGATTCGCACCGCGTCACGTCAGGCGCTGCGCGGCATCACCCGCCCTGCGAACCGGATCCCGGACGCGCAGCATGCGCCGCCCGGCCTGCGGTACGAGCCACGCGTGAACCCCACGCTGCAGACGGCCGCTGCCTACGCCTGGCGAATCCTCGTCGTGGGAGCCGTCGTGTACGCCGTCTTCTCAGCGCTGGGACGGTTCCACGAGGTAGCGGTAGCCGTCTTCCTCGGCCTGCTCGGCACCGCGATGTTGCGCCCGGTGGCGGATCTCCTGGCTCGTGCGATGCCGCGGCCGCTCGCTGTCGCTGTGGCGCTTGTCGGCAGTATCGTCCTCGTCCTCGGCGTTCTGACCCTCATCGGCGAGGTAGTCGCCGCAGAACGCGCCGGGCTGGAACGGGAGTTCGGCGAAGGCCTGATCAGGATCGAACACTGGCTGGAGGGACCACCGTTCCGGCTGAACCCCAAGACGCTCGACGACATGCAGTCCCGGATCGGGCAGTTCCTGTCCAGCCATCGCTCCATCCTCATCAGCACGGCCCTCAGTGGCGTGGGCCGGCTGGTGGAGGCGGTCACCGTGTTCGTTCTCGCATTGTTCTGCTCGGTCTTCTTCATTCACTCGGGCGACCGGCAGTGGGACTGGTTCTGCGACCAGCTTCCGGAGACGGCCCGGGCCCGGGTGACGATCGCGGGCCGTGCGGCGTGGCGGACGTTCACCGGATACACACACGGCATCGTCCTGGTGGCGGCGACCAACGCAGTACTCGTCGGACTGGCCCTGTTCGCACTCGGAGTACCGCTGGCCCTTCCCCTGGCGCTGCTGGAGTTCTTCGCCACCTTCATTCCGTTGATCGGCTCACCGGTCGCCCTCGCAGTCGCCGCCGTGGTGGCTCTGGCGGCGAAAGGCCCGATCGTGGCGGCCGTCGTCATCGCGCTGATCGTGGTCATCGGCCAGATCGAGGGCCATCTTCTGCACCCGATCGTGATGAGCTGGGCCGTACGCCTGCACCCGGTGGTGGTCGCACTCGCGGTGATCGGCGGCGCCATCGCTGCGGGGGTGCTGGGCGCCGTGGTGGCGGTACCGCTCGTGTCCGTCGTCTGGTCGGCTCATCAGGCCCTGCGCCAGGCACGCGAATCCGCGCAGGCGAAGGATTGAGGGATGCGTGGGGCGGAAGCGAGCCAGAAGCCCGGCACCGGAGTTCCCGGCCGGCCTGCCACGGGCACAGGCCGGAAGCCGAACTGCTGGTGCGGGTTCCGTCGTACCGCTGTTGCTGCCGCCCCCGGCGGTCTCGGCCGCCTGGTCCGAGGCAGGCTCGCCCCGGCCCACGGGGTCCTGCCTCGAATCGGGCACAGCCGCTGTACGTCAACGGGGCGTCGTGTGCTGCCTCCTCACCACCAGGCCCTTCGGCGCCTCGATGTGCGCCGTGCCGTCGGCGTCGACGGAGATGTCCAGCCGCCCGCCCGCGACATCGAGCCCCTCGACCTTCAGCGGCCGGTAGGCCTCCGCGAACCCGGGCGCGACCGTGAGTGTTCCACCAGGGACATCGGCGGAAAGCCCCAGCACCGACTGGAGGACCATGACGGACGAGGCCGCCGCCCAGGCCTGCGGGCGGCAGGACGCCGGATAGGGCGAGGGCCGGGCATCGGTCACCGCTCCATGGCCGGCGAACAGTTCGGGGAGCCGCGCGTCGAAGGCCGCCGATGCGGTCAGCAGCCCTTCGGACAGGGATGCGGCCGCTTCCGGGAACCCGGCCCTGACCAGGCCGTGCACCGCGATCGCGGTGTCGTGCGGCCAGATGGAACCGATGTGATAGCCGTACGGGTTGTAGGCAACGGAGTCGCTGCTCAGCGTTCGCAGACCATGGCCCGAGTCGAGGTCGGGCGCGCTGAGCCTGGCGGCCAGCAGGGCGCTCTCCTCGTGGTTGAGCAGGCCCGTACCCAGCAGGTGGCCGAAGCCCGAGGTGACCGAGTCCACCGGCATCTTCTCGCGGTCGAGCGCAACAGCCGGGTACGGCCCCCGCTCGTCCTCCACCCAGAAGTGGCTGCGGAAACGGTCCCGCAGCCGCTCGGCCCACTCCTCCCACCGGTCGGCGCCGGGGCGGCCGAAGGCGCGGAGCAGATCCGCACCGCCGCGGGCCGCCTCGTACGCGTACGCCTGGACCTCACAGAGCGCGATCGGGGAAGCGGCGAAGCGTCCGTCGCGATACCGGATGGAGTCGCCCGAGTCCTTCCAGCCCTGGTTGGCCAGGCCCCGTCCGGTGTGGTCGATGTACTTCAGGAAGCCGTCCCCGTCCGCGTCGCCGTGGTCGCGCATCCAGGCGAGGGCGGACTCCGCGTGCGGCAGGAGCTGTTCGACCTGCTCGGGCGCGAGGCCCCAGCGCCAGGAGTCGTGCAGCAGGGTGATCCAGAGCGGGGTGGCATCGACCGTGCCGTAGTAGCAGGGCGGCAGGGCGAAGTTCTCGTTGAAGTTCTGGGTGGCGCGGCGCACTTCGTGCAGGATCTTGCCGGGCTGTTCCTCGGTGTCCTGATCGGACTTCGTGCCCTGCCGGCGGGCAAGTGTGCGCAGCGTACCTGCGGCGAGATCGGTGCCCAGCGGCAGCAGCATGCGGGCCGCCCACAGGGAGTCGCGGCCGAAGAGGGTGAGGAACCACGGGGCCCCGGCGGCCAGGAACTGGTCGGTGGGCTTCTCCGGGTCGGTCAGCCGCAGCCGGTCGAGGTCGGCGGCCGACTGGCTCAGCCAGTGATCGAAGCGCCGGTCGGCGCTGCGCAGGACGGGCGTGCGCCAGGGCAGGCTGTCGGCAGATGGCGCGGGGAACTGGTCGCCGCCCTCATGCGCGGCGTCGCAGTGCAGTACGGCGGTCCATGACGAGCCGGGAGCGAGTTCGATGTCGTACGCCAGTGTTCCGGCGGCCGGGTCGACGGCGGCGGGCCGCGGGTAGCCGGTGAGCCGTACCGCGAAGGTGTCCCTGGACCAACCGAGTCCGCCCTCCGTGGCGTTGGCAAAGACCGGGCTCTGCGCGTGTCCGGACTTGACGCGCTCGATCGGGGCGAGGTCGGTACCGGCGGTGACGATCAGCCGGACACGGACCTGCTGCCGCCCGGCGTTGGCGACTTCGAGGGTCTCCTCCAGGCGCCCGGGGGTGACGTGGCGGCGCCGGTGCAGGGTGACGGCCGGGTCCGGTGTCTCCTCGCCCAAGCCGCGCAGCACACCGCGAAAGGC
This region includes:
- a CDS encoding amylo-alpha-1,6-glucosidase — its product is MDTTVKTHDMTNSDTGVGPSAEGLQPFLHDACVTLYAPSFAISQADGQIDGAADGFYHGDSRALARLTVAADGIAIAPVRGALEGADRAAFRGVLRGLGEETPDPAVTLHRRRHVTPGRLEETLEVANAGRQQVRVRLIVTAGTDLAPIERVKSGHAQSPVFANATEGGLGWSRDTFAVRLTGYPRPAAVDPAAGTLAYDIELAPGSSWTAVLHCDAAHEGGDQFPAPSADSLPWRTPVLRSADRRFDHWLSQSAADLDRLRLTDPEKPTDQFLAAGAPWFLTLFGRDSLWAARMLLPLGTDLAAGTLRTLARRQGTKSDQDTEEQPGKILHEVRRATQNFNENFALPPCYYGTVDATPLWITLLHDSWRWGLAPEQVEQLLPHAESALAWMRDHGDADGDGFLKYIDHTGRGLANQGWKDSGDSIRYRDGRFAASPIALCEVQAYAYEAARGGADLLRAFGRPGADRWEEWAERLRDRFRSHFWVEDERGPYPAVALDREKMPVDSVTSGFGHLLGTGLLNHEESALLAARLSAPDLDSGHGLRTLSSDSVAYNPYGYHIGSIWPHDTAIAVHGLVRAGFPEAAASLSEGLLTASAAFDARLPELFAGHGAVTDARPSPYPASCRPQAWAAASSVMVLQSVLGLSADVPGGTLTVAPGFAEAYRPLKVEGLDVAGGRLDISVDADGTAHIEAPKGLVVRRQHTTPR
- a CDS encoding AI-2E family transporter, with translation MNPTLQTAAAYAWRILVVGAVVYAVFSALGRFHEVAVAVFLGLLGTAMLRPVADLLARAMPRPLAVAVALVGSIVLVLGVLTLIGEVVAAERAGLEREFGEGLIRIEHWLEGPPFRLNPKTLDDMQSRIGQFLSSHRSILISTALSGVGRLVEAVTVFVLALFCSVFFIHSGDRQWDWFCDQLPETARARVTIAGRAAWRTFTGYTHGIVLVAATNAVLVGLALFALGVPLALPLALLEFFATFIPLIGSPVALAVAAVVALAAKGPIVAAVVIALIVVIGQIEGHLLHPIVMSWAVRLHPVVVALAVIGGAIAAGVLGAVVAVPLVSVVWSAHQALRQARESAQAKD
- a CDS encoding DUF6131 family protein, with translation MIILGVILLVIGLVAGISILWTIGVVLVVIGIVLWILGAVGHAVGGRRHYW